A window from Streptomyces subrutilus encodes these proteins:
- a CDS encoding Gfo/Idh/MocA family protein has translation MRIGLIGTGRIGSFHAAALSRHPQAGSLLLADADPARAARLADRLGATAAPSVEQVFTWGVDAVVVACATEGHAELVVRAVRGGLPVFCEKPVAPDLARTLAVLREVEALGGVLQLGFMRRFDAGYGRARELVSAGALGRLHTVRTTTSDAEPPQAAYLATSGGLYRDCLVHDFDVVRWVTGHEVAEVYAAGSDAGPARFRETGDVDTAAAVLALDDGTLVTATGTRCNGAGYDVRMELAGERDQVCVGLDDRTPIASTEPQGPPAASKPWTGFLERFGPAYEAELAAFVRLVRGEGPNPCGGREALAAFRVAEACELSRRERRRVRLEELPDL, from the coding sequence ATGCGCATCGGGCTCATCGGAACGGGCCGGATCGGGTCCTTCCACGCGGCGGCGCTCTCCCGCCACCCGCAGGCGGGCTCGCTCCTGCTGGCCGACGCCGACCCCGCGCGGGCGGCCCGGCTGGCCGACCGGCTCGGGGCCACCGCCGCGCCCTCGGTGGAGCAGGTCTTCACCTGGGGCGTGGACGCGGTGGTGGTGGCCTGCGCCACCGAGGGCCACGCGGAACTGGTCGTGCGGGCGGTGCGCGGCGGCCTGCCGGTGTTCTGCGAGAAGCCGGTGGCCCCGGACCTGGCCCGCACCCTGGCGGTGCTGCGCGAGGTGGAGGCGCTGGGCGGCGTGCTCCAGCTGGGCTTCATGCGGCGCTTCGACGCGGGTTACGGGAGGGCGCGGGAGCTGGTCAGCGCGGGCGCGCTGGGCCGGCTGCACACCGTACGGACCACCACGTCCGACGCCGAGCCGCCGCAGGCCGCGTACCTGGCCACGTCGGGCGGGCTGTACCGGGACTGCCTGGTGCACGACTTCGACGTGGTGCGCTGGGTGACCGGGCACGAGGTGGCGGAGGTGTACGCGGCCGGTTCGGACGCGGGTCCGGCGCGGTTCCGGGAGACGGGTGACGTGGACACGGCGGCGGCCGTGCTGGCCCTGGACGACGGCACGCTGGTCACCGCGACCGGCACCCGGTGCAACGGCGCCGGGTACGACGTGCGCATGGAGCTGGCCGGCGAGCGGGACCAGGTCTGCGTGGGGCTGGACGACCGTACGCCGATCGCGTCGACCGAACCGCAGGGGCCGCCGGCCGCGAGCAAGCCGTGGACCGGTTTCCTGGAGCGGTTCGGCCCGGCCTACGAGGCCGAGCTGGCCGCCTTCGTCCGGCTGGTGCGCGGCGAGGGCCCGAACCCGTGCGGGGGCCGGGAGGCGCTGGCCGCGTTCCGGGTGGCCGAGGCGTGCGAGCTCTCGCGCCGGGAGCGGCGCCGGGTGCGGCTGGAGGAGCTCCCGGACCTGTGA
- a CDS encoding DMT family transporter, giving the protein MEPAAAPPAAPVPAAVPVRSAPARTWLADLPVLAVAVVWGGSYLAAKGVTTPHTVIAVLVLRFALVLPVLVVAGWRRLRALTPAHLRGGGLLGLVLGGIFLLETYGVVHTSATNAGLIISLTMVFTPLAEAAVRRVRPPAAFLGAAAVSVAGVVLLTQSGGFTAPGPGDLLILGAALARTANVLLTARMRALRDADALSLTTVQLGGAVLVFVLLAALPGTGDSPWAAAAAFGPAQWAGLAFLAVFCTLFAFFVQTWAVRRTSPSRVSLLLGTEPLWAAAAGIALGGEHLGPVGLAGAVLVLAGTAWGRRAAG; this is encoded by the coding sequence GTGGAGCCCGCCGCCGCGCCCCCCGCCGCGCCCGTACCCGCCGCCGTCCCCGTACGGAGCGCTCCCGCGCGGACCTGGCTGGCCGACCTGCCCGTCCTGGCCGTCGCCGTCGTCTGGGGCGGCAGCTACCTCGCCGCCAAGGGCGTCACCACCCCGCACACCGTGATCGCCGTGCTGGTGCTCCGCTTCGCGCTCGTGCTGCCCGTCCTGGTCGTCGCCGGATGGCGCCGACTGCGCGCCCTGACCCCCGCACACCTGCGCGGGGGCGGCCTGCTGGGCCTCGTGCTCGGCGGGATCTTCCTCCTGGAGACCTACGGCGTCGTCCACACCTCCGCCACCAACGCCGGGCTCATCATCAGCCTGACCATGGTCTTCACCCCCCTCGCCGAAGCCGCCGTGCGCCGGGTCCGGCCCCCCGCGGCCTTCCTCGGCGCCGCCGCCGTGTCCGTCGCCGGAGTCGTGCTCCTCACCCAGAGCGGCGGGTTCACCGCCCCCGGCCCCGGCGACCTGCTGATCCTCGGCGCCGCCCTCGCCCGCACCGCCAACGTCCTGCTCACGGCCCGCATGCGGGCCCTGCGGGACGCCGACGCGCTCTCCCTGACCACCGTCCAGCTCGGCGGCGCCGTCCTCGTCTTCGTGCTGCTCGCCGCCCTGCCCGGCACCGGGGACAGCCCCTGGGCGGCCGCCGCCGCATTCGGCCCCGCCCAGTGGGCCGGCCTCGCCTTCCTCGCCGTCTTCTGCACCCTCTTCGCCTTCTTCGTGCAGACCTGGGCCGTGCGCCGCACCTCCCCCTCCCGGGTCAGCCTGCTGCTCGGCACCGAACCCCTCTGGGCGGCCGCCGCCGGCATCGCCCTGGGTGGCGAGCACCTCGGCCCCGTCGGGCTGGCCGGAGCCGTCCTGGTCCTGGCCGGCACCGCCTGGGGGCGCCGCGCCGCCGGGTGA
- a CDS encoding dihydrofolate reductase family protein, whose amino-acid sequence MGKLSLTTFLTLDGVMQAPGGREEDPSGGFDYGGWQVPFGDDGMQEAILDVFTRAGAFLLGRRTYEIFAGYWPQRTDPADPVATALNTLPKYVASTTLEDPAWSGTTVIDGEHLPGEIVRIKDATEGEVQVWGSGTLAQWLLVRDLVDELNLLVHPVFLGAGRRLFPTGGLPTAYEVTASRTTSSGVSVHTYRPAGRASFGTFD is encoded by the coding sequence ATGGGCAAGCTGAGCCTGACCACCTTCCTGACCCTCGACGGCGTGATGCAGGCGCCCGGCGGCCGGGAGGAGGACCCCAGCGGCGGGTTCGACTACGGCGGCTGGCAGGTGCCGTTCGGCGACGACGGCATGCAGGAGGCCATCCTGGACGTCTTCACCCGGGCCGGTGCCTTCCTGCTCGGGCGCCGCACGTACGAGATCTTCGCGGGGTACTGGCCGCAGCGCACCGACCCCGCCGACCCGGTCGCGACCGCGCTCAACACCCTGCCCAAGTACGTCGCCTCGACCACCCTGGAGGATCCGGCCTGGTCCGGGACCACCGTGATCGACGGGGAGCACCTCCCGGGAGAGATCGTCCGGATCAAGGACGCGACCGAGGGGGAGGTGCAGGTGTGGGGCAGCGGCACGCTCGCGCAGTGGCTGCTGGTCCGAGACCTGGTGGACGAGCTGAACCTGCTGGTCCACCCGGTGTTCCTGGGCGCCGGGCGCAGGCTCTTCCCGACCGGGGGCCTGCCGACGGCCTACGAGGTGACCGCCTCCCGCACCACGTCCAGCGGCGTGTCCGTCCACACCTACCGCCCGGCGGGCCGGGCCTCGTTCGGCACGTTCGACTAG
- the alc gene encoding allantoicase gives MSIPSFTGNANPYGGGDPYADYRTADFPFTQYANLAARELGAGVIDANDEFFAQRENLLISEAAHFDPEDFGHKGKVMDGWETRRRRGVSATQPWPTAEDHDWALVRLGAPGVIRGIVVDTAHFRGNMPQAVSVQGASVEGSPTPEELLADDVKWTTLVERTPVGGHAANGFEVSVEQRFTHLRVNQHPDGGIARLRVYGEVRTDPKWLAALGTFDVVALENGGSVEDASNRFYSPPTNTINPGRSRKMDDGWETARRRDNGNDWIRYQLVAESEIRAVEIDTAYLKGNSAGWASLSVKTGEGGEWTEFLPRTRLQPDTNHRFVLDAPAVGTHVRIDIFPDGGFSRLRLYGALTEGGAAAHAARHQELGG, from the coding sequence GTGTCGATTCCCTCGTTCACCGGCAACGCGAACCCGTACGGAGGCGGCGACCCGTACGCGGACTACCGCACCGCGGACTTCCCCTTCACCCAGTACGCGAACCTCGCCGCCCGTGAGCTGGGCGCCGGTGTCATCGACGCCAACGACGAGTTCTTCGCCCAGCGCGAGAACCTGCTGATCTCCGAGGCCGCCCACTTCGACCCCGAGGACTTCGGCCACAAGGGCAAGGTCATGGACGGCTGGGAGACCCGCCGGCGCCGCGGCGTCTCGGCCACGCAGCCCTGGCCGACCGCCGAGGACCACGACTGGGCGCTGGTGCGCCTGGGCGCCCCCGGCGTCATCCGCGGCATCGTCGTCGACACCGCCCACTTCCGCGGCAACATGCCGCAGGCCGTATCGGTGCAGGGCGCCTCGGTCGAGGGCTCCCCGACCCCCGAGGAGCTCCTCGCCGACGACGTCAAGTGGACGACCCTCGTCGAGCGCACCCCGGTCGGCGGCCACGCGGCCAACGGCTTCGAGGTGAGCGTCGAGCAGCGCTTCACGCACCTGCGCGTCAACCAGCACCCCGACGGCGGCATCGCCCGCCTGCGCGTCTACGGCGAGGTCCGCACCGACCCGAAGTGGCTGGCCGCGCTCGGCACCTTCGACGTGGTCGCGCTGGAGAACGGCGGCTCGGTGGAGGACGCGTCCAACCGCTTCTACTCCCCGCCGACCAACACCATCAACCCGGGCCGCTCCCGCAAGATGGACGACGGCTGGGAGACCGCCCGCCGCCGCGACAACGGCAACGACTGGATCCGCTACCAGCTCGTCGCCGAGTCCGAGATCCGCGCCGTCGAGATCGACACCGCCTACCTCAAGGGCAACTCGGCCGGCTGGGCCTCGCTGTCCGTGAAGACGGGCGAGGGCGGCGAGTGGACCGAGTTCCTGCCGCGCACCCGCCTGCAGCCCGACACCAACCACCGTTTCGTGCTGGACGCCCCCGCGGTGGGCACCCACGTCCGCATCGACATCTTCCCGGACGGCGGCTTCTCCCGCCTGCGCCTGTACGGCGCGCTGACGGAGGGCGGCGCGGCCGCGCACGCCGCCCGTCACCAGGAGCTCGGCGGCTGA
- the allB gene encoding allantoinase AllB — translation MADAAVELVVRSTRVITPEGTRAASVAVAGGKITAVLAYEAEVPAGARLEDFGDDVLLPGLVDTHVHVNDPGRTEWEGFWTATRAAAAGGITTILDMPLNSLPPTTTVDHLRVKQEVARTKAHVDVGFWGGALPSNVKDLRPLHDAGVFGFKCFLSPSGVEEFPELDQEQLATSLAEITGFGGLLIVHAEDPHHLESAPQHPGPKYADFLASRPKDAENTAIQNLIGQARRLDARVHVLHLSSSDALPLIAAAKAEGVRITVESCPHFLTLTAEEVPDGATEFKCCPPIREAANQDLLWDALADGTIDCIVSDHSPSTADLKTGDFATAWGGISSLQLGLPAIWTEARRRGHSLEDVVRWMSAAPAALAGLARKGAIEAGRDADFAVLAPEETFTVDPAELQHRNRITAYAGKTLHGVVKSTWLRGTQIADHGTPTEPTGLLLERQN, via the coding sequence GTGGCCGACGCGGCTGTGGAACTGGTAGTGCGCTCGACGCGCGTCATCACCCCCGAGGGGACGCGCGCCGCCTCGGTGGCCGTCGCCGGCGGGAAGATCACGGCCGTGCTGGCGTACGAGGCCGAGGTACCGGCCGGAGCCCGGCTGGAGGACTTCGGCGACGACGTCCTGCTCCCCGGCCTGGTCGACACCCACGTCCACGTGAACGACCCGGGCCGCACCGAGTGGGAGGGCTTCTGGACGGCCACCCGCGCCGCCGCGGCCGGCGGCATCACCACGATCCTCGACATGCCGCTGAACTCCCTGCCGCCCACCACCACGGTGGACCACCTCCGCGTCAAGCAGGAGGTCGCCCGGACCAAGGCGCACGTGGACGTCGGCTTCTGGGGCGGCGCCCTGCCCTCCAACGTCAAGGACCTGCGCCCCCTGCACGACGCGGGCGTCTTCGGCTTCAAGTGCTTCCTGTCGCCCTCGGGCGTGGAGGAGTTCCCCGAACTCGACCAGGAGCAGCTGGCCACCTCCCTCGCCGAGATCACCGGCTTCGGCGGCCTGCTGATCGTGCACGCCGAGGACCCGCACCACCTGGAGTCGGCCCCGCAGCACCCGGGCCCCAAGTACGCGGACTTCCTCGCCTCCCGCCCCAAGGACGCCGAGAACACCGCCATCCAGAACCTGATCGGCCAGGCCAGGCGGCTCGACGCCCGCGTGCACGTCCTGCACCTGTCGTCCAGCGACGCGCTGCCGCTGATCGCCGCCGCCAAGGCCGAGGGCGTCCGGATCACCGTCGAGTCCTGCCCGCACTTCCTCACCCTCACCGCCGAGGAAGTCCCGGACGGCGCCACGGAGTTCAAGTGCTGCCCGCCCATCCGCGAGGCCGCCAACCAGGACCTCCTGTGGGACGCGCTCGCCGACGGCACCATCGACTGCATCGTCTCCGACCACTCGCCCTCCACGGCCGACCTGAAGACCGGCGACTTCGCGACCGCGTGGGGCGGCATCTCCTCCCTCCAACTGGGCCTGCCGGCGATCTGGACCGAGGCCCGCCGCCGCGGACACTCCCTGGAGGACGTCGTCCGCTGGATGTCCGCCGCCCCGGCCGCCCTCGCCGGGCTGGCGCGCAAGGGCGCGATCGAAGCCGGCCGCGACGCCGACTTCGCCGTCCTGGCACCCGAAGAGACCTTCACCGTGGACCCCGCGGAACTGCAGCACCGCAACCGGATCACGGCGTACGCGGGCAAGACCCTGCACGGCGTCGTGAAGTCCACCTGGCTGCGCGGCACCCAGATCGCCGACCACGGCACCCCGACCGAGCCCACGGGCCTCCTCCTCGAAAGGCAGAACTGA